Proteins from a genomic interval of Flavobacteriales bacterium:
- a CDS encoding acyltransferase translates to MNLHIFISKFVVIFENYFNFPLMRIEQLTFTRFIAAISIVIFHYAKDIPPFNFDFTSFLFQQANLGVSYFFILSGFVMIIAYWQKDKVPFLNFMKKRFARIYPVTFLAAVLLLCFKVLEHFLFPANSDLNLNDFLLSISLQQAWIPAKAMSFNTPAWSITVEWFFYLCFPFLFNRFYKRPKLWTFSIVTFLIWAFSQFILHYLLESSYYTGFPSASHSFIHYFPLLHLNEFLVGNISGILFLKFLKDKRKNYDFMILGLLLLAAIILKYNSHLNFHNGLLVVIFLPLILLISNNNGLLTKLSNLKCLVFLGEISFGIYILQKPIFMAVKGVFISLKWDEPILQFYISLLSLLLVSAVSFKYFEGPLRKKISNFSVSKSS, encoded by the coding sequence ATGAATTTACATATATTTATTTCAAAATTTGTAGTTATCTTCGAAAACTACTTCAATTTTCCATTGATGAGAATAGAACAGCTTACATTTACGAGGTTTATTGCAGCGATATCCATAGTTATATTTCATTATGCTAAAGATATACCTCCTTTTAATTTTGACTTCACCTCTTTTTTGTTTCAACAAGCTAATTTAGGAGTTAGTTACTTTTTTATACTTTCGGGTTTTGTGATGATTATTGCTTATTGGCAAAAGGACAAAGTACCGTTCTTAAATTTTATGAAAAAACGTTTTGCGAGAATTTATCCCGTAACTTTTTTGGCGGCAGTTTTGTTATTGTGTTTTAAAGTGTTGGAGCATTTTCTTTTTCCTGCTAACAGCGATTTAAACCTCAATGACTTTTTACTTAGTATTAGTCTTCAACAGGCTTGGATACCGGCTAAAGCGATGTCATTTAACACCCCTGCATGGTCCATAACGGTGGAATGGTTTTTTTACTTATGCTTTCCTTTTTTGTTTAATCGTTTTTATAAACGCCCCAAGTTGTGGACATTCTCCATAGTTACTTTTTTAATATGGGCATTTAGCCAATTTATATTGCATTATCTTTTAGAGTCTTCCTACTACACGGGTTTTCCATCTGCCAGTCATAGTTTTATACATTATTTTCCTCTGCTTCACTTGAATGAATTTTTAGTGGGTAATATCTCGGGGATTTTATTTCTGAAATTTTTAAAAGACAAAAGAAAAAATTACGACTTTATGATTTTAGGGCTTCTATTACTTGCAGCTATTATTTTGAAATATAATTCACATCTCAATTTCCATAATGGCTTATTGGTCGTAATATTCTTGCCTTTAATATTATTAATTTCCAATAATAATGGACTACTCACTAAATTATCCAATTTAAAATGTTTGGTTTTTTTAGGAGAAATCAGTTTTGGTATATATATATTACAAAAACCCATCTTTATGGCCGTTAAAGGAGTTTTTATATCCTTAAAGTGGGATGAGCCAATTTTACAATTTTATATTTCTTTACTCTCTTTGTTG